Genomic DNA from Haloplanus aerogenes:
GAGGACGTCCGAGTCGCCGGGCCAGAACACCGGGATGTCACCGAGTTCGAACCGATAGCCGACGCCGAACCCCTCCGGGTGGACGACGGAGCCGTCCGGCCTCGTGTGTGGCCCCTCCGGGTCGTTGTAGGCGGGGAGGCTTCGGATCGGGACGCCTGCGGCCTCGACGCTCTCGCGTTCGCCGATCCGAATCAGGTCGTACCCCTCCCGCTCCGCGAGCGATTCGGGCGACGGCGGCCGGCCCGCGCGCTCGGCGTCGACACCCTCGTAGACGACCAGCGTAGCGCCCGGCGCGGCGACACGTCGTATCCCGTCGGGGTCGTAGTGGTGGTCGTGGGTGACGAGGACGAGGTCACCGTCGCGGGCGTCGTAGGCAGGGCCGGCAGGGTGGCGGGTGTCGACACCGTCGGGCGCCCGCCACTCGCCCGTGAGCACGCCGTAGCGGCCCGGATCGGTGTAGACGACCGTCTCGTCGTCGATGCGGGCAGTCGCGTATCCGAGCCAGCGGACGGTAAGGGTGTCGTGGCGGATGGTCATGTGTCGATGAACGGGTCGCGCGTACAAATGTGCGGCGTGCAGAATCGAGCGAAAAGAGACGCTTCGGAACTGGCGTATACCAGCCAGTTATTCGAGGTTCACGTCGACGTAGGTGCTCGCGTCGTCGAAGCCGTCCGGCCCGAAGCAGAACTCGGGCGTGAAGTTGACGACGACGTTGCCGCTCCCGCTCGGCGGGGTCTCGCTCGCGTAGCCCGCCTTGCCACCCACGGCGAAGCTGGTACCGAGCAGACTGCGATCGATTTCGATGGTGTACCGACCGTTACCCTCGGCCGTGCCGTCGATACCGCTCGGGAGGCCAGGCGAGGACCCTGTCGCGACCGGCGACTCGTACGAGAAGCCGCTCCCGGCCGTGTAGAGCACCTGGAAGTCGCCAGCGTCGTCGGCAGCGTCGTCGTCGTTCGTGTTGAACGCCAATCCGAAGTTGTCGGGGTACTGCCCGCCGACGAGTTCCTTCGCCAGATCGATCTCGATTTCGACCGGATCGCTGAACAGGTCGATACTGAGGACCTGTTCGCTCCCGAGACCACCGTACGGGAGGCTGATCGGGCTACCGAAGTTGCAGTTCTGCGAGTCGCTCCCGCTGAACGCTCGTTCGGTCGTGATGGTCATCGCTCGGTTGCCGCTGCCGTCGTTGTGTCGGCACTGCTCCGTATAGAAGCCCAGATCGAACGTCACGGAGTCGGACTGCACCTGATTCCCGTGGTCGATGGGGAGCCACCAGACCACGCTCACCTGGTGGACCGCCGAGCCGGTCTCCGGACTGCCAGCGAAACAGTTGCGGCCCGTGCCGCCACCCTGTTCTGCGGGCGTGTCGCCCTCGAGGGCGATGCCGGTCCCGCTGTTGACCATCTCCAGGAACTCGCGGAGGCTCTGCTGGTTCGTCGGCTGGAAGCCCGAGTCGGTGTCCTCGAAGGCCGACGTGTCGCCGTTGATCGGCCCGACGCCGTAGGCGACCTGAATCTCGTCGAGGAGTTCGACCGTTCCCGCTTCCTCGTCGGGGTCGTCACCTTCGGGTTCGGTCACGCCGTTCTCGCTGGCGCTCTCGAGTCCCCCGGTGAGCCAGACGTAGCCGGGGTTGTCACAGAGTTCGAACGCGAACTGCGCCCCCCCGAAGTCGCCGGGCTTCACGTCGCCGATATCGATGATGACCGGGCCGTCCGCGTCGCTCTCGGTGCCACAGAGTCCCTCCGCCGCGGCCGCCACGCCGCCGTTGACGCGGTTATACGGGTTGCCGTCCGCGTCCGTCGAGATGGCGTCGAAGAAGTTGGCGTAGTTGTCGCCGTCGATATCGATGGCGATGTCCTGTGCGTCGGACTGTTCATCGCCTGCGGGCAGGCGAATGTCCGTCGACGCGGCGTCGGCGGCCATGCCCGCATACGCCGCTTCGTCGCTACTCCAGTCGGAGTAGTACTCCGTCGCGGCCACCTTCATGTCCAGCGTCCCCGCGGTAAGCTGGTTGTTCTCGAACGTTTCCTGATCGCTGAAGTACGCACTCGTCCCGAGGCCTGCGCCCGCGGAGGCGACGCCGATACTGCCGAGGGCAGCGAGCGCCTTCCGACGGGAGAGGTTGAATGTCTCGTCTGTCATCGTTGTGTTCCCCCTCGCGGGGAGACCCACCGACGGAGTCGAACCGCCGTTGGCGAAATCCGGTGTCGCCGAACACCCTGTGGGACGCGGACGACCACTCGCCGCCGCATCGAATATCCACGACGACACCCGGTTAGCTATTGAGCGCTTAATAGCG
This window encodes:
- a CDS encoding SipW-dependent-type signal peptide-containing protein; translated protein: MTDETFNLSRRKALAALGSIGVASAGAGLGTSAYFSDQETFENNQLTAGTLDMKVAATEYYSDWSSDEAAYAGMAADAASTDIRLPAGDEQSDAQDIAIDIDGDNYANFFDAISTDADGNPYNRVNGGVAAAAEGLCGTESDADGPVIIDIGDVKPGDFGGAQFAFELCDNPGYVWLTGGLESASENGVTEPEGDDPDEEAGTVELLDEIQVAYGVGPINGDTSAFEDTDSGFQPTNQQSLREFLEMVNSGTGIALEGDTPAEQGGGTGRNCFAGSPETGSAVHQVSVVWWLPIDHGNQVQSDSVTFDLGFYTEQCRHNDGSGNRAMTITTERAFSGSDSQNCNFGSPISLPYGGLGSEQVLSIDLFSDPVEIEIDLAKELVGGQYPDNFGLAFNTNDDDAADDAGDFQVLYTAGSGFSYESPVATGSSPGLPSGIDGTAEGNGRYTIEIDRSLLGTSFAVGGKAGYASETPPSGSGNVVVNFTPEFCFGPDGFDDASTYVDVNLE
- a CDS encoding MBL fold metallo-hydrolase encodes the protein MTIRHDTLTVRWLGYATARIDDETVVYTDPGRYGVLTGEWRAPDGVDTRHPAGPAYDARDGDLVLVTHDHHYDPDGIRRVAAPGATLVVYEGVDAERAGRPPSPESLAEREGYDLIRIGERESVEAAGVPIRSLPAYNDPEGPHTRPDGSVVHPEGFGVGYRFELGDIPVFWPGDSDVLPFHADLDVSLLLANISGSVCMDRHEAADLAETLDPDLVCPIHYDTQSFLAADSRAFAADVAACGVPVVLDEGWE